The Fusobacterium necrophorum subsp. necrophorum genome has a window encoding:
- the leuS gene encoding leucine--tRNA ligase — translation MKEYVFREVEQKWQEKWEKDQVFKGSNVVEGKENYYVLEMLPYPSGKLHVGHARNYTIGDVIARYKRMKGYNVLHPMGWDSFGLPAENAAIQNGAHPATWTKANIENMKRQLKLLGFSYDWDREIASYTPEYYKWNQWIFKKMYEKGLVYKKKSLVNWCPDCQTVLANEQVEDGKCWRHSKTTVIQKELEQWFFKITDYADELLEGHEELRGGWPEKVLTMQKNWIGKSFGTEVVFQVVENNMELPVFTTRVDTIYGVTYAVVAPEHPIVDEILKVNPSIKSAVMAMKNMDVIERTAEGKEKNGIDTTWHVRNPYNQKEVPLWIGDYVLMNYGTGAVMAVPAHDERDYAFAKKYNLDIKAVIVPSDRNPVLPFVEDGVVQASAEEFNGISNREALVKMAEFGEKKGFAKRTFKYRLKDWGVSRQRYWGTPIPVLYCETCGEVLEKDENLPVMLPEDIQFSGNGNPLETSESFKNATCPCCGGPARRDTDTMDTFVDSSWYFLRYCDSKNQDLPFDKNIVDGWTPVDQYIGGVEHAVMHLLYARFFHKMLRDLGYLSSNEPFKRLLTQGMVLGPSYYSAEENRFLFAEEVELRGEKAFSKKTGEELLVKVEKMSKSKNNGVDPEEMILKYGADTTRLFIMFAAPPEKELEWNENGLIGAYRFLTRVWRLVLENQTHISLEKIDYTAISKADKALIIKLNQTIKKVTESIENDYHFNTSIAAIMELLNEIQVYKSDSTQYRRVLGEALKQIVIMLSPFVPHFCEELWESIGETGYVSDQEWPVYDEKYIITDDVVMAIQVNGKMRGSLEVERGTSKEEIETLALSVPNVIKHMEGKVLIKVIVVPNKIVNIVVK, via the coding sequence TTGAAGGAGTATGTTTTTAGAGAGGTAGAACAAAAATGGCAAGAAAAATGGGAAAAAGATCAAGTATTTAAAGGGAGCAATGTAGTAGAAGGAAAAGAAAACTATTATGTTTTGGAGATGCTCCCTTACCCGTCAGGAAAATTACATGTAGGTCATGCGAGAAATTATACCATAGGAGATGTCATTGCACGATACAAAAGAATGAAAGGCTATAATGTCCTTCATCCTATGGGATGGGATTCCTTTGGACTGCCGGCGGAAAATGCCGCGATTCAGAATGGAGCTCATCCTGCAACATGGACGAAAGCCAATATTGAAAATATGAAAAGACAATTGAAACTATTAGGGTTTTCTTATGATTGGGATAGAGAAATTGCCAGCTATACTCCGGAATATTATAAATGGAATCAATGGATTTTTAAAAAGATGTATGAAAAAGGATTGGTCTATAAAAAGAAGTCTTTAGTAAATTGGTGCCCTGATTGTCAGACGGTTTTGGCGAATGAACAGGTAGAGGACGGAAAATGTTGGCGGCATAGTAAAACGACCGTCATTCAAAAAGAATTGGAACAATGGTTTTTCAAAATTACGGATTATGCAGATGAATTATTGGAAGGACATGAAGAACTTCGAGGAGGTTGGCCTGAAAAAGTTTTGACGATGCAAAAAAATTGGATTGGAAAATCTTTTGGAACCGAAGTCGTCTTTCAAGTTGTGGAAAACAATATGGAACTTCCCGTATTTACGACAAGAGTGGATACAATTTATGGAGTGACCTATGCGGTGGTGGCACCGGAACATCCGATAGTAGATGAAATTTTGAAAGTAAATCCGAGCATAAAATCGGCAGTTATGGCTATGAAAAATATGGATGTCATAGAGAGAACTGCAGAGGGAAAAGAGAAAAATGGAATTGACACCACTTGGCATGTCAGAAATCCATACAATCAAAAGGAAGTCCCTCTATGGATTGGAGACTATGTGTTGATGAACTATGGAACAGGAGCAGTTATGGCTGTTCCTGCCCATGATGAGAGAGATTATGCCTTTGCTAAGAAATACAACTTGGATATCAAAGCAGTCATCGTTCCGTCAGATAGAAATCCAGTACTTCCCTTTGTAGAAGACGGAGTGGTACAAGCTTCAGCAGAAGAATTCAATGGAATTTCCAACAGAGAAGCTCTTGTAAAGATGGCAGAATTTGGAGAGAAAAAAGGCTTTGCGAAAAGAACTTTTAAATATCGATTGAAAGACTGGGGTGTATCACGACAAAGATATTGGGGAACGCCAATTCCAGTATTATACTGCGAAACATGTGGAGAAGTATTGGAAAAAGATGAAAATTTACCTGTGATGTTGCCGGAAGATATTCAATTTTCGGGAAATGGAAATCCTTTGGAAACATCGGAATCTTTTAAAAATGCTACCTGCCCTTGTTGCGGAGGCCCTGCGAGAAGAGATACCGACACGATGGACACTTTTGTAGATTCTTCTTGGTATTTCTTACGATATTGTGATTCCAAGAATCAGGATCTCCCTTTTGATAAAAACATTGTAGACGGATGGACACCAGTGGATCAATATATTGGGGGAGTCGAACATGCCGTGATGCATTTGCTGTATGCAAGATTTTTCCATAAAATGTTACGAGATTTAGGCTATCTATCTTCCAATGAGCCGTTTAAACGATTATTGACACAGGGAATGGTATTGGGACCATCTTATTATTCCGCAGAAGAAAATCGTTTCTTATTTGCGGAAGAAGTGGAATTACGAGGAGAAAAAGCCTTTTCGAAAAAAACGGGAGAGGAATTGCTTGTCAAAGTTGAAAAAATGTCAAAATCTAAAAATAACGGGGTAGATCCGGAAGAAATGATTTTGAAATATGGAGCAGATACCACAAGACTTTTCATTATGTTTGCCGCTCCTCCTGAAAAAGAATTGGAATGGAATGAAAATGGTTTGATAGGAGCTTACCGTTTCCTGACAAGAGTATGGAGATTGGTATTGGAAAATCAAACTCATATTTCCTTAGAAAAAATTGATTATACAGCAATTTCTAAGGCAGATAAGGCTTTGATTATTAAGTTAAATCAAACCATTAAAAAAGTAACGGAGTCCATAGAGAACGACTATCATTTTAACACTTCCATTGCGGCAATTATGGAATTATTGAATGAGATACAGGTATACAAATCGGATTCTACACAATATAGAAGAGTATTGGGAGAAGCCTTGAAGCAAATCGTGATTATGCTGTCTCCTTTTGTACCTCATTTCTGTGAAGAATTATGGGAAAGCATTGGGGAAACGGGCTATGTTTCTGACCAGGAATGGCCGGTATACGATGAAAAATACATTATAACGGACGATGTGGTAATGGCAATTCAAGTCAACGGGAAGATGAGAGGAAGTTTGGAAGTGGAACGAGGAACTTCGAAAGAAGAAATTGAAACACTTGCACTATCGGTTCCGAATGTCATAAAACATATGGAAGGAAAAGTTTTGATAAAAGTAATTGTTGTTCCAAATAAAATCGTAAATATTGTGGTAAAATAG